The Desulfatitalea tepidiphila genome window below encodes:
- a CDS encoding VOC family protein, with protein MGNDHYLTLFFPATGDACDIQLLQPINADSAAAQRLADHGKGLHQIAFTTGHLEDAFRELKKQGVQLHGDNFLKDGSNPKLQLVWIHPKYAHGVLIEVMDEYRLEDGLIKEMQSAIPSRVAGQGQTEEASVF; from the coding sequence ATGGGGAATGACCATTATCTGACGCTATTCTTTCCCGCCACTGGAGATGCCTGCGATATTCAGCTCTTACAGCCGATAAACGCCGATTCGGCTGCCGCGCAGCGATTGGCTGACCATGGAAAGGGCCTTCACCAAATTGCTTTTACCACGGGCCATCTTGAGGATGCCTTTCGAGAGCTTAAAAAACAGGGTGTGCAGCTGCATGGCGACAATTTCCTCAAGGACGGCAGCAACCCGAAGTTGCAACTTGTCTGGATACATCCGAAATACGCTCACGGCGTGCTGATCGAGGTGATGGACGAGTATCGACTGGAGGATGGATTGATTAAGGAAATGCAGAGTGCAATCCCAAGTCGGGTAGCTGGTCAAGGTCAAACCGAAGAAGCCTCCGTTTTTTAA
- a CDS encoding GIY-YIG nuclease family protein encodes MGADNWVVYLLRCVDDSLYCGITNDLEKRLLKHNSGKGAKYTRSRLPLVLVGVSSEMTRSEALKLEYRLKKTSAADKKGVLERLNPD; translated from the coding sequence ATGGGCGCTGATAATTGGGTGGTGTATTTGCTTCGGTGTGTGGATGATTCTCTATACTGCGGCATTACAAACGACCTGGAAAAGCGATTATTGAAGCATAACTCAGGCAAGGGTGCCAAGTATACAAGATCCCGGTTGCCTTTAGTGTTGGTCGGTGTCAGTTCAGAAATGACAAGGAGCGAGGCATTGAAATTGGAATACCGTTTGAAAAAGACCTCGGCGGCCGACAAGAAAGGTGTATTGGAACGATTGAACCCAGACTGA
- a CDS encoding GIY-YIG nuclease family protein yields the protein MVPDNWVVYLLRCADDSLYCGITKDLEKRLSKHNSGKGAKYTRSRLPLRLVGVSSEMTKSAALKLEYRLKRISAADKIVALERLNAD from the coding sequence ATGGTCCCTGATAATTGGGTCGTCTATTTGCTTCGATGTGCGGATGATTCTCTATACTGCGGCATCACCAAGGACCTGGAAAAAAGATTATCGAAACATAATTCCGGCAAGGGCGCAAAATACACAAGGTCCCGTTTGCCGCTGAGGTTAGTCGGGGTCAGTTCCGAAATGACAAAGAGCGCGGCATTGAAATTGGAGTATCGTTTAAAAAGGATCTCGGCGGCCGACAAGATAGTTGCATTGGAACGATTGAACGCAGATTGA
- a CDS encoding sensor histidine kinase, whose product MNAIRYPIRFKIFLVCLVPTLALFGAVLINNQYLNSLGESAEKILSKNYKSIRAAQEARKALEEIRHPLLVHISRRQKAIVVSQETLMTLGDNLNVCQENVTEPGERELIDRLLESYARYEPLVDSLEQSRLDAPWPDDRFTDFLALTAQMVFLLDDLVAINENAMERAEQETRMLASQAQRNTAILFGVIIVAILVLSYFFSYRIARPIMTLAGQLLSIQEGSGPYPVVQSRTDDEIGYLTDTFNRLFNRLKQYDQHRDEIIATEREKVRRSEEAKGRFIADISHQLKTPMTSLAMGIGMLQSRGDHLAAEKRARLIATAHDDCARLTALINELVDLSRLEAMSPPRPKETLDMAAVIQECTAPLIKQAENRGVVIDIDIPAGLPPVTIDSFRFPWVITNLVGNALRYTDRGGRVVIKAYRQGTRFYFQCIDTGSGINPQFLPHIFDRFTQFSERGKAGTIGLGLAIVKDIIEQHGGDIDVESTVGAGTCFTFWIPDEMEGRRDQSADH is encoded by the coding sequence ATGAATGCCATCCGCTATCCTATACGATTCAAGATCTTTCTGGTCTGCCTGGTGCCTACGCTGGCCTTGTTCGGGGCTGTGCTGATCAACAACCAATATTTGAATTCGCTGGGCGAAAGCGCCGAGAAGATCCTTTCCAAAAACTACAAGAGCATCCGGGCCGCCCAGGAAGCCCGGAAAGCACTCGAAGAGATTCGTCATCCGTTGCTGGTTCATATTTCCCGGCGTCAAAAGGCCATCGTAGTGTCTCAGGAAACGCTGATGACATTGGGCGACAATCTGAACGTTTGCCAAGAGAACGTCACCGAGCCGGGTGAGCGTGAATTGATCGATCGTCTGCTGGAGAGTTACGCCCGGTACGAACCGCTGGTCGATTCTCTCGAACAAAGCCGACTGGATGCGCCATGGCCCGACGATCGCTTCACCGATTTTCTGGCGCTCACCGCGCAGATGGTCTTTCTCCTCGACGATCTGGTGGCCATCAACGAAAACGCCATGGAGCGGGCAGAGCAGGAGACCCGTATGCTGGCGAGCCAGGCGCAACGGAATACGGCGATTCTTTTCGGGGTCATCATCGTCGCCATCCTGGTGTTGAGCTACTTCTTTTCGTATCGCATTGCCAGGCCCATCATGACGCTTGCCGGCCAACTGCTGAGCATCCAGGAGGGCAGCGGACCCTATCCTGTGGTCCAATCCCGAACCGACGATGAAATCGGGTACTTGACCGATACGTTCAACCGCCTGTTCAATCGCCTGAAACAGTACGATCAGCACCGGGATGAGATCATCGCCACCGAAAGAGAGAAAGTGCGCAGAAGCGAGGAGGCCAAGGGGCGATTCATCGCCGACATTTCCCACCAGCTCAAAACCCCCATGACCTCCCTGGCCATGGGGATCGGGATGCTCCAGAGCAGGGGCGACCATCTTGCCGCCGAAAAGCGGGCCAGGCTCATTGCCACTGCCCATGACGATTGTGCCCGGCTGACGGCCCTGATCAATGAACTGGTGGACTTGTCCCGACTCGAAGCCATGTCGCCGCCGCGTCCCAAGGAGACATTGGACATGGCCGCGGTGATTCAGGAATGCACCGCGCCGTTGATCAAACAAGCGGAAAACAGGGGGGTTGTGATCGATATCGACATTCCTGCCGGCCTGCCGCCGGTGACCATCGACTCTTTTCGTTTCCCCTGGGTCATTACCAATCTGGTGGGAAATGCGTTGCGGTACACAGACCGGGGCGGTCGGGTCGTCATCAAAGCGTACCGGCAGGGAACCCGTTTCTATTTTCAATGCATCGATACCGGCAGCGGCATCAACCCGCAATTCCTGCCGCATATCTTCGACCGCTTCACCCAGTTTTCAGAACGCGGCAAAGCGGGTACGATCGGCCTCGGCCTGGCCATCGTCAAGGATATCATCGAGCAACACGGCGGCGACATCGATGTGGAAAGCACGGTGGGTGCCGGCACCTGCTTTACCTTCTGGATCCCCGATGAAATGGAGGGCAGGCGTGACCAAAGCGCTGATCATTGA
- a CDS encoding flavodoxin family protein, with translation MKILGLVCSPRKAGNTEILVEAALSGAREKGAQTEWVCVADKQISPCDACGACAVDGICVIEDDMQEIYQKLELADGIIFGTPVYFLNVSAQAKAVMDRTYACYRTGKLRGKVAGAAVAVRRVGAGQVLSLLYSWFTAQRMITVGGCIGYGLEKGDVREGTGGGPGSTALGEAKSLGKAMVGMVHRIAH, from the coding sequence ATGAAAATTTTGGGCCTGGTCTGCAGTCCCCGAAAAGCAGGGAACACGGAGATACTGGTAGAGGCGGCATTGAGCGGCGCCAGGGAGAAGGGGGCTCAAACCGAATGGGTGTGCGTGGCCGACAAACAGATCAGCCCGTGTGATGCATGCGGGGCTTGCGCGGTCGATGGCATCTGTGTGATCGAGGATGATATGCAGGAGATTTATCAAAAACTTGAGTTGGCTGATGGGATCATATTCGGCACGCCGGTCTATTTTCTCAATGTGAGCGCCCAGGCCAAGGCGGTCATGGACCGTACCTATGCATGCTATCGGACTGGAAAGTTGCGCGGCAAGGTCGCAGGTGCTGCTGTCGCCGTGAGACGGGTCGGCGCCGGGCAGGTGTTGAGTTTGCTGTACAGCTGGTTTACGGCTCAACGGATGATCACGGTCGGCGGATGCATCGGGTACGGTTTGGAAAAAGGAGATGTGCGCGAGGGAACGGGCGGCGGCCCGGGAAGCACGGCCCTTGGCGAAGCCAAGTCCCTTGGAAAGGCCATGGTGGGCATGGTCCATCGGATCGCACACTAA
- a CDS encoding alpha/beta fold hydrolase → MKTFIIVLLVCFGLIALTVVTLPIFTSKETCTYEEAAGKFAKGKFVSLDGKKVHYIEKGNGEPVILIHGFLYHTVMWKKNLDALAEHFKIYVIDLFGWGFSERLNETEYSFERYAKQVTGFMDALNIQKASLIGQSMGGGISVYVAAINPERINRLILVDPAVVPYPETITGRIYQLPFVGEFLNAIPGDGLVKNNLKTLWLYDGSKVTDDYVSEVTQPLCIEGSYAGLMHILRNVLKPPFVENEAQMLAKLNKPILIVHGKEDKAVPLENSQYLNKLWPSSTLVLFENAGHTPQEEYPEKFNKLAMDFLSR, encoded by the coding sequence ATGAAAACTTTCATCATTGTTCTATTGGTGTGCTTTGGTCTGATTGCGTTAACAGTTGTAACCCTTCCCATTTTCACCTCAAAAGAAACTTGCACATATGAGGAGGCTGCCGGGAAATTTGCTAAAGGCAAATTTGTTTCTTTAGATGGCAAAAAAGTCCACTATATCGAGAAGGGGAATGGGGAGCCCGTAATACTAATTCATGGGTTTCTATACCATACCGTGATGTGGAAGAAAAACTTAGATGCTCTGGCTGAGCATTTCAAGATCTATGTCATCGATCTTTTTGGTTGGGGATTTAGCGAAAGATTGAACGAGACCGAGTACAGCTTCGAGCGCTACGCAAAACAGGTTACGGGATTTATGGATGCCTTGAATATACAAAAAGCATCCCTTATAGGTCAATCGATGGGGGGAGGGATTTCGGTCTATGTGGCTGCAATTAATCCCGAGAGAATAAATAGATTGATATTGGTAGACCCGGCTGTGGTTCCGTACCCTGAGACAATAACAGGGAGGATCTATCAGCTTCCTTTCGTTGGAGAATTTCTAAATGCTATCCCAGGGGATGGTTTAGTGAAAAACAACCTGAAAACATTATGGTTATATGATGGCAGCAAAGTGACAGATGATTATGTAAGTGAAGTCACTCAGCCACTTTGTATTGAAGGTTCATATGCTGGATTGATGCATATTCTTCGCAATGTTCTAAAACCGCCATTTGTGGAAAACGAGGCTCAGATGCTGGCTAAATTGAACAAACCAATTTTAATCGTACACGGAAAAGAAGACAAAGCTGTTCCCTTGGAGAATTCGCAATATTTGAATAAACTCTGGCCCAGCTCTACTTTGGTCCTCTTCGAAAATGCGGGTCATACGCCCCAGGAAGAGTATCCTGAAAAATTTAATAAATTGGCAATGGATTTCTTATCTCGATGA
- a CDS encoding HU family DNA-binding protein codes for MNKLELIQALKESQNLSKTETTKCVDIFFGEMAKTITKT; via the coding sequence ATGAACAAACTCGAACTTATCCAGGCCCTGAAAGAATCCCAGAACCTGTCCAAGACCGAAACAACCAAGTGTGTCGATATATTTTTCGGTGAAATGGCCAAGACAATCACCAAAACTTGA
- a CDS encoding J domain-containing protein: MSKYEEISAARKILGLPDTANMASIKRNYRRLLAKWHPDKCGDNKEACAEMTRKIVSAYETIMEYCLQYQYSFSENTVRRHRSAEEWWIERFGEDPLWSDGGRRR; encoded by the coding sequence ATGAGCAAGTACGAAGAAATTTCCGCTGCCAGAAAAATCCTCGGGCTTCCTGATACGGCGAACATGGCGTCGATCAAACGAAACTACCGGAGGCTTCTGGCCAAGTGGCATCCTGACAAATGTGGTGATAACAAGGAGGCCTGCGCCGAGATGACCCGCAAGATCGTTTCGGCCTATGAAACGATCATGGAGTACTGCCTTCAGTATCAATACTCTTTTTCTGAGAATACGGTGAGAAGGCACCGATCGGCCGAAGAGTGGTGGATAGAACGTTTTGGTGAGGATCCTTTATGGAGCGACGGTGGGCGGAGGAGATGA
- a CDS encoding sigma-54 interaction domain-containing protein — protein sequence MGDFFREATLSICGSLDLEVSLWKCLLCIRKYMPADLLSLHLYEHETGILETVAFATVEGGTKCSLKNILPNEVRKDIERRRAIHVWMVERLGDYNGTRTAAQNIGGAEDMAGIIMDLILGKKLMGVLLVACNPTSSFLKEHLDLVQTLNKPFAVALTNSMRHRELEKLKESLEDDSRYFQNELRRRAGQIVVGSDLGLGSTMKLVRQVAPLDSPVLLLGETGVGKEIIAGAIHNFSMRKDGPMLTVNCGAIPPSLMDSELFGFEKGAFTGAISQKRGMFERAQGGTIFLDEIGELMPDAQVRLLRVLQQKEIQRLGGTEKIKLDIRVIAATHRDLKLMLESGKFREDLFFRLNVFPISIPPLRERKEDIPALLQHFILEKSKDMKFGYTPYLMPDELERLMAYPWPGNVRELENAVERAMILGMGQKYLSFNDLFASQLKPTPASNKKSEKPGFLTLDAAISRHITSVLEETGGKIHGKGGAAELLSVNPSTLRHRIKKLGITSRKTFKCGDKDAYA from the coding sequence TTGGGCGATTTTTTCCGCGAAGCTACTCTATCAATATGTGGGAGCCTGGATCTCGAAGTATCTCTATGGAAATGTTTGTTGTGTATACGCAAATACATGCCTGCCGATCTGCTTTCTTTACACCTATATGAACATGAAACTGGGATTCTCGAGACGGTTGCCTTTGCCACTGTCGAAGGCGGGACGAAATGTTCTTTAAAGAATATACTTCCGAACGAGGTGCGCAAAGATATAGAAAGGCGGAGGGCTATCCATGTTTGGATGGTTGAGCGTCTTGGGGATTACAATGGTACTCGAACAGCAGCACAAAATATCGGTGGCGCCGAAGATATGGCCGGCATCATCATGGATCTTATCTTGGGTAAAAAGCTCATGGGGGTTTTACTGGTTGCTTGTAATCCCACCAGTAGTTTTCTAAAGGAGCATCTTGATCTCGTCCAGACATTGAACAAACCTTTTGCTGTTGCATTGACCAACAGCATGCGACACAGGGAGTTAGAAAAACTCAAAGAATCACTGGAAGATGACAGTCGGTATTTCCAAAATGAGTTGCGGCGGCGTGCCGGCCAGATAGTAGTGGGGAGTGATTTAGGACTGGGTTCAACAATGAAACTGGTGCGACAGGTGGCACCATTGGACAGCCCTGTGCTTCTGCTGGGGGAAACCGGCGTCGGGAAAGAGATCATTGCAGGTGCCATTCATAATTTTTCCATGCGCAAAGATGGGCCGATGCTGACAGTCAACTGCGGAGCTATTCCACCTTCCCTAATGGACAGTGAATTGTTCGGATTTGAGAAGGGCGCGTTTACCGGAGCTATCTCCCAGAAGCGCGGCATGTTTGAGAGGGCCCAGGGCGGGACCATTTTCCTTGACGAAATCGGCGAGTTGATGCCCGACGCACAGGTCAGACTTTTAAGGGTTCTGCAACAGAAAGAAATCCAGAGATTGGGTGGCACTGAAAAAATAAAATTAGATATCCGGGTGATCGCGGCAACTCACCGGGATTTAAAATTAATGCTTGAAAGTGGAAAGTTCCGCGAAGATCTTTTTTTCCGATTGAACGTTTTCCCTATATCTATTCCCCCCCTTCGAGAACGAAAAGAGGATATCCCCGCATTGCTGCAACATTTTATCCTTGAAAAATCAAAAGACATGAAGTTTGGCTACACACCATATTTGATGCCGGATGAATTAGAGCGCTTGATGGCATACCCCTGGCCGGGAAATGTACGTGAACTCGAGAATGCCGTTGAAAGAGCAATGATTTTGGGCATGGGGCAAAAATATCTCTCCTTCAATGACCTTTTTGCTTCACAATTAAAACCAACGCCAGCTTCAAATAAAAAAAGTGAAAAGCCCGGCTTCCTGACTCTTGATGCTGCCATTTCAAGGCACATCACTTCCGTTTTAGAAGAGACAGGTGGCAAGATACATGGTAAAGGTGGGGCCGCTGAGCTCTTATCTGTCAATCCAAGTACATTACGCCACCGAATTAAAAAACTTGGGATCACGTCCCGAAAAACATTCAAATGTGGTGATAAAGATGCATATGCCTGA
- a CDS encoding HU family DNA-binding protein, producing MNKLELIHALQDSHNLTKTEATKCVEIFFGEMAKALEKGDRVEIRGLCSFHIKTYDSYAGRNPRSGEKVVVKQKKLPFFKAGTELKQRVDRAG from the coding sequence ATGAACAAACTCGAACTTATCCACGCCCTGCAAGATTCCCACAATCTGACCAAGACCGAAGCAACCAAGTGTGTCGAGATATTTTTCGGCGAAATGGCCAAGGCACTCGAAAAGGGGGACCGGGTTGAAATCCGGGGACTGTGCTCGTTTCACATCAAAACATATGATTCATATGCCGGGCGCAATCCCAGATCGGGTGAGAAGGTCGTCGTCAAACAAAAGAAGCTGCCGTTTTTTAAAGCGGGAACGGAGTTGAAGCAGCGGGTGGATCGGGCTGGGTGA
- a CDS encoding sigma-54-dependent transcriptional regulator: protein MTKALIIDDDVNILTTLELYLEDKGFDVVKATSGEEGLRQLRSTSPELVLLDMKLPDRNGLDVLKEIMASGIKTQVLMITAYATIDTAVSAVKMGAFDYLPKPFVPGQLDLVLERLKRFHRMEVEIATLKGIFSEGGILTRNQRMRKILQTARQASDSEAIVLISGESGTGKGLLARLIHDWSPRTGRPLVTVDCAALQESLLESDLFGHVKGAFTGALRDKEGKLKLAEGGTVFLDEVSEIPLAVQGKLLRFIQHREFERVGDPKPHTVDVRIIAATNKDLEEMVRDGVFREDLYFRLNVLELFLPPLRERPEDVTLLAEHYLKQSARLNGKAVQRFSEEAMVRLQNYTWPGNVRELINTIERTVIMATTAELNIGDLPPHIANFNPSASSETVFKSLAEIERVHIQQVISHARSLDEAARVLGIDPATLWRKRKKYQLD, encoded by the coding sequence GTGACCAAAGCGCTGATCATTGATGATGATGTCAACATATTGACCACACTGGAATTGTATCTCGAAGACAAGGGCTTCGACGTGGTCAAGGCGACCTCCGGCGAAGAGGGCCTGCGGCAGTTGCGCAGCACATCGCCGGAATTGGTCTTGCTCGACATGAAGCTGCCGGACCGCAATGGCCTCGATGTGCTCAAAGAGATCATGGCCAGCGGCATCAAGACCCAGGTGTTGATGATCACAGCCTACGCCACCATCGATACAGCGGTCAGTGCCGTGAAAATGGGGGCCTTCGATTACCTGCCCAAACCCTTTGTTCCCGGCCAGCTCGATCTGGTGCTGGAGCGGCTGAAACGATTTCATCGCATGGAAGTGGAGATCGCGACGCTCAAGGGGATTTTTTCCGAAGGCGGCATTTTGACCCGGAATCAGCGCATGCGAAAGATTCTGCAAACCGCACGGCAGGCGTCAGATTCCGAAGCGATCGTCTTAATCAGCGGCGAGAGTGGGACCGGCAAGGGGTTGCTGGCGCGTTTGATTCATGACTGGAGCCCGAGAACCGGCCGACCTTTGGTGACCGTCGATTGCGCTGCACTTCAGGAGAGCCTGTTGGAAAGCGACCTGTTCGGGCATGTCAAAGGGGCATTTACCGGTGCGCTTCGGGACAAGGAGGGCAAGCTCAAGCTGGCCGAAGGCGGCACCGTGTTCCTCGATGAAGTGTCTGAAATCCCGCTGGCGGTGCAGGGCAAGCTGCTTCGATTCATTCAGCACCGGGAGTTCGAACGTGTCGGCGACCCCAAGCCGCACACCGTGGATGTGCGTATCATTGCCGCCACCAACAAGGACCTGGAGGAGATGGTCCGTGACGGGGTTTTCAGAGAAGACCTCTATTTCAGATTGAATGTGCTCGAGCTTTTTTTGCCCCCTTTACGGGAAAGACCCGAGGATGTCACGCTTTTGGCCGAGCATTATTTGAAGCAATCCGCGCGTTTGAACGGAAAAGCGGTCCAACGCTTTTCAGAAGAGGCGATGGTTCGGTTGCAAAACTATACCTGGCCGGGCAATGTCCGGGAATTGATCAACACCATCGAGCGGACCGTCATCATGGCCACGACGGCAGAGCTCAACATCGGCGATCTGCCGCCTCACATTGCAAACTTCAACCCTTCCGCTTCCAGCGAAACCGTTTTCAAGAGTTTGGCGGAAATCGAGCGGGTCCACATCCAACAGGTGATCTCCCATGCCCGTTCACTCGATGAAGCGGCCAGAGTCCTGGGAATCGACCCGGCCACCTTATGGCGCAAGCGTAAAAAATACCAGTTGGATTGA
- a CDS encoding TrkH family potassium uptake protein: MHPATLVLGSFLLVIWIGALLLKLSFSTNTGHISWIDALFTATSAVCVTGLVVVDTGGFFSVFGQCVILVLIQIGGLGVMTISVMLFQWIGRSISIRHRMAMQDLFSHTPRADIFQMIKSIILLTAGVEIIGGMILTLHWNREMPLLQAAYTGMFHSISAFCNAGFALFSDSMMRYSGDMLLNAALCGLIVVGGIGFPVLYDLQCWFKMRKRQRCRLSIQTKTVLLTTLSLIVAGALMIAFLEQFSPNEGASVGHRILTPLFQSITCRTAGFNTVDIASLKSATLAMMIFLMFFGASPGSCGGGVKTTTLALLAVFTVSRLRRQRRVNLFKKSIPRETVTRSVSLVLMSTGIIGFVLFMILVGNTVDPSSLNDGQGDFLKFLFETVSAFGTVGLSMGVTPTLNTWGKCWIIVMMIVGRVGVLTFSYILVGTGSVNGIEHAEENLMIG; this comes from the coding sequence ATGCATCCGGCAACGTTGGTCCTGGGCAGTTTTTTGCTGGTGATATGGATCGGGGCGCTTCTGCTGAAACTGTCGTTTTCGACGAACACCGGTCATATCTCGTGGATCGATGCCCTTTTTACGGCCACCTCCGCCGTTTGCGTGACCGGTCTTGTAGTCGTTGACACCGGCGGCTTTTTCTCTGTTTTCGGCCAATGTGTCATCTTGGTGCTGATTCAAATCGGTGGATTGGGAGTGATGACCATCTCCGTGATGCTTTTCCAATGGATCGGCCGAAGCATCTCCATTCGCCATCGGATGGCCATGCAGGATCTGTTTTCGCACACCCCCCGGGCCGATATATTCCAGATGATCAAGAGCATCATCCTGCTGACGGCCGGCGTGGAAATCATCGGCGGCATGATCCTGACCCTTCACTGGAACCGGGAGATGCCGCTCTTGCAAGCCGCTTACACGGGCATGTTTCATTCCATCTCGGCATTCTGCAACGCCGGTTTCGCGTTGTTTTCCGACAGCATGATGCGATATAGCGGCGACATGCTTCTCAATGCAGCCCTGTGCGGGCTGATCGTCGTCGGCGGAATCGGTTTTCCGGTGCTTTACGATCTTCAGTGCTGGTTCAAAATGCGCAAACGGCAGCGATGCCGGCTCTCGATTCAAACCAAGACGGTGTTGTTGACCACCTTGTCGCTGATCGTCGCCGGCGCCCTGATGATCGCCTTTTTGGAGCAATTCAGCCCAAACGAAGGTGCATCCGTTGGGCATCGCATCCTGACGCCGCTTTTTCAGTCGATCACTTGCCGAACTGCAGGCTTCAATACCGTTGACATCGCTTCCCTGAAAAGCGCTACCCTGGCCATGATGATTTTTCTCATGTTTTTCGGTGCATCCCCCGGTTCCTGCGGCGGCGGCGTCAAGACCACCACCCTGGCGTTGCTGGCTGTTTTTACCGTGAGCCGCTTGCGGCGACAGCGGCGGGTCAACCTTTTCAAGAAAAGCATCCCCCGCGAGACCGTGACCCGCAGTGTATCGCTGGTCCTGATGTCCACCGGCATCATTGGTTTCGTTCTGTTCATGATCCTCGTCGGCAACACCGTGGATCCGTCTTCACTCAATGATGGACAGGGGGATTTCCTCAAGTTTCTCTTCGAGACAGTCTCGGCCTTCGGCACCGTGGGGTTGTCCATGGGTGTGACCCCGACGCTCAACACGTGGGGAAAATGCTGGATCATCGTGATGATGATCGTCGGACGCGTCGGCGTGCTCACCTTCTCCTACATTCTCGTGGGCACCGGTTCGGTCAATGGCATCGAACACGCCGAAGAGAATCTGATGATCGGGTAA
- a CDS encoding DUF1847 domain-containing protein yields MKSKSSMCSDCPKKSCFKGDLSNPPPFCPSVHHSDLLGQAKETLQTAENQRMAQDVARTWKEYGKLTRVEETVEYVRLQGHRKIGVAFCVGLSEEARLFSHVLLNAGFEVASACCMCGALSSDDVSLPEEEKIVAGFRQPMCNPIGQAAVLDAEGCDLHVLLGLCVGDDTLFIKHAKAPVTVLAVKDRVLAHNPLGALYTARHIYTRINTRPPKDADG; encoded by the coding sequence ATGAAAAGCAAATCCTCCATGTGCAGCGACTGCCCCAAAAAAAGTTGTTTCAAGGGCGACCTGAGCAATCCTCCGCCCTTCTGCCCGTCGGTTCACCATTCCGATCTTCTGGGCCAGGCTAAAGAGACTTTGCAGACGGCAGAAAACCAGCGCATGGCCCAGGATGTGGCCCGGACCTGGAAGGAGTATGGCAAACTCACCCGGGTAGAAGAAACCGTCGAATATGTCCGGCTTCAAGGGCATCGAAAGATAGGCGTGGCTTTTTGTGTCGGCCTTTCGGAAGAGGCCCGTCTTTTTTCTCACGTGCTATTGAATGCCGGCTTTGAGGTGGCTTCCGCGTGCTGCATGTGCGGCGCTTTGAGCTCCGATGATGTGTCTCTTCCGGAAGAAGAGAAAATCGTCGCGGGATTTCGCCAGCCCATGTGCAATCCCATCGGCCAGGCTGCGGTGCTCGATGCGGAAGGGTGCGATCTGCATGTTCTTCTCGGATTGTGCGTCGGCGATGATACGCTGTTTATCAAGCACGCCAAGGCCCCGGTCACGGTTCTGGCGGTGAAAGACCGGGTGCTGGCCCATAATCCATTGGGCGCCTTGTATACGGCCCGGCACATTTACACGCGGATCAATACCCGGCCCCCGAAAGACGCGGATGGATAA
- a CDS encoding DsrE family protein, which translates to MKVLFIICTDDGETIYNAMRLANVGVNKGDEVSVFMLGKGVCFERAGSEDFDVMGQINQFQGDFYVUGVCMKAHGLVGSGTCPIGWMDDLYGIAMEADKIFNF; encoded by the coding sequence ATGAAAGTGTTGTTTATCATTTGCACCGACGACGGAGAGACCATCTACAACGCCATGCGACTGGCCAATGTCGGCGTCAATAAGGGGGATGAGGTCAGCGTGTTCATGCTTGGCAAAGGCGTTTGTTTCGAACGGGCCGGCAGCGAAGATTTCGATGTCATGGGACAGATCAATCAGTTCCAGGGCGACTTCTATGTCTGAGGGGTCTGCATGAAAGCCCACGGTCTTGTGGGATCAGGAACATGCCCAATCGGCTGGATGGATGATTTATACGGAATCGCCATGGAGGCCGACAAGATTTTCAATTTTTGA